In a genomic window of Bacteroidota bacterium:
- a CDS encoding carboxypeptidase regulatory-like domain-containing protein: MGSTVHGFIEGTVTDDSTDLPIRNARIRFFRLANAMTTPPAFAFTDSLGGYHATLDTGRYIVRAEVLCASNTGCYYPEFYDDVREPSQATVIAVGDSTTFTADFGLTRVSPPRYATMRGTVRDTLNNPIPHARVAVLRTMQNMISAAANGGVPGGEESMTLDGVGFTMGVQWSGMTDSLGRYTAHLITGRNYLVMASKHGYWPEYFDNKPTPQLADIIHFTGDTAGIDFSLSERLFPQNSVAGRVVDSLGNGVPSRVYLHPARLPQPSIIPVRYGHTDSLGNFIINNVEAGKYFISAHPFLGFAPAYYKANSCGVNRRDQADTVDVTGNITNINICVRQIRGNGLARITGIVRTNTNATLRGAIITAETETGILVGIGVSEPSGYYVIEAVTPGSITLTADKDGYNLATATVILPPTIMSLDNINITLSPGGVTSAGSDGGTPLAFALGQNYPNPFNPATTIEFTLSHPGPTILAVYNILGQKVATLVDESLEAGRHTFILNASDFASGVYFYTLYSGSSHFATRKMALIR, from the coding sequence TTGGGTTCTACTGTACACGGATTCATCGAAGGAACAGTGACAGATGATTCGACCGATCTGCCCATCCGGAATGCACGAATCCGGTTCTTTCGTCTGGCAAACGCGATGACCACCCCTCCGGCGTTTGCATTTACTGATTCACTCGGAGGGTACCACGCAACGCTTGATACAGGACGCTACATCGTCCGTGCAGAGGTGTTGTGTGCCTCCAATACCGGGTGTTACTATCCCGAGTTCTACGACGATGTGCGGGAACCATCGCAAGCCACTGTAATTGCGGTTGGCGACAGTACAACATTTACGGCTGATTTCGGGCTCACGCGTGTTTCGCCGCCGCGGTATGCAACAATGCGCGGCACGGTACGGGACACACTCAACAATCCGATTCCGCATGCACGCGTTGCCGTGCTGCGAACGATGCAGAACATGATTTCCGCAGCTGCAAACGGAGGAGTGCCGGGCGGCGAGGAAAGCATGACACTCGATGGTGTCGGTTTTACGATGGGAGTACAATGGAGTGGCATGACGGATTCGCTGGGGCGTTATACTGCCCATCTGATCACCGGGCGCAATTACCTTGTCATGGCATCGAAACACGGGTACTGGCCCGAGTATTTCGACAACAAACCAACTCCGCAACTCGCCGATATTATCCACTTCACGGGTGACACGGCGGGGATTGATTTTTCGCTGAGCGAACGGTTGTTCCCTCAGAACAGCGTTGCAGGACGCGTTGTTGATTCGCTCGGCAATGGTGTTCCTTCGCGCGTGTACCTGCATCCTGCGCGGCTGCCCCAGCCGTCGATTATCCCGGTCCGGTACGGGCATACGGACTCTCTGGGAAATTTCATCATCAATAATGTCGAAGCAGGAAAGTACTTCATCAGTGCGCATCCATTCCTCGGATTTGCGCCCGCGTACTACAAAGCCAACTCATGCGGCGTGAATCGCCGGGATCAGGCGGATACCGTGGATGTTACAGGAAACATAACCAATATCAATATCTGTGTACGTCAGATTCGCGGGAACGGCCTCGCCCGTATCACCGGCATTGTGCGAACAAACACGAATGCAACGCTGCGCGGAGCCATTATCACTGCTGAAACAGAAACCGGAATCCTGGTCGGCATTGGCGTTAGTGAACCCTCGGGCTACTATGTGATCGAGGCAGTAACACCGGGATCCATCACACTGACGGCAGACAAAGACGGCTACAACCTCGCGACAGCAACGGTTATTCTGCCTCCTACAATCATGTCGCTCGACAACATCAACATTACTTTGTCGCCGGGTGGCGTAACTTCTGCAGGATCGGACGGCGGAACTCCTCTTGCATTTGCACTGGGGCAGAATTATCCCAATCCGTTCAACCCGGCAACAACAATTGAGTTCACCCTCTCGCATCCGGGCCCGACGATACTTGCTGTCTACAACATACTGGGACAAAAAGTCGCCACATTGGTCGATGAGTCTCTCGAAGCCGGGCGGCACACATTCATCCTGAATGCGTCGGATTTCGCCAGCGGCGTGTACTTCTATACGCTATACAGCGGATCATCGCACTTCGCAACACGGAAAATGGCTCTTATCCGCTAA
- a CDS encoding DUF2851 family protein, producing MNFPDMPESILRRIWQEQSFTKDHLTTKDGKPVRIISPGVPNTDGGPDFLNAKISIGTVTFHGDVELHINAGEWLSHKHDSDPHYNRVILHVVMSADPLSPPTRTASKRAIPLLVLHPYLDEKCHGAWEKSLLDDMPHTGTSLPCTEINESVPRSTIVNWVEKLGRERMELKVRRFEERLKQLVDESKLIVREPYPRYYGNPDDIPPPRKEYGKKDFTERTVWEQLLYEGIMEALGYSKNTKPFLSLARAMQLHVLRRHTLSETQTMMALLFGAAGLLPSAKEVSDAASRRYVASLKRQWKQLRPEFKDSILNEADWLFFRLRPGNFPTARLAAMCFLLPQLFGEGSFRTIIGTFKSDAYTPKKRNEKLHALFDCTVDEFWHKHYHFKGRSKETTAGDIQTSDAARTTLGAARIHDIIVNVLIPVVLLYARIFNDSAMRKNARSLLAYLTPSQENSVVEVVRNQLTRSRDSLRSSLHQQGAIHLFRYYCSEARCSECAVGRVIGMPLLSGKSL from the coding sequence ATGAACTTCCCCGACATGCCCGAATCAATCCTCCGCCGCATCTGGCAGGAGCAATCCTTCACAAAAGATCATCTCACCACAAAGGACGGGAAACCGGTCCGCATCATTTCGCCGGGCGTTCCCAACACCGATGGCGGCCCTGATTTCCTCAACGCCAAAATCTCTATCGGCACAGTTACCTTTCACGGCGATGTCGAGTTGCATATCAATGCGGGTGAATGGCTCTCGCACAAACACGATTCCGATCCGCATTACAACAGAGTGATCCTTCATGTTGTCATGTCGGCGGATCCGCTTTCTCCTCCGACACGGACGGCAAGCAAAAGGGCGATTCCCCTGCTCGTTCTTCATCCCTATCTTGATGAGAAATGTCATGGAGCATGGGAAAAGTCGTTGCTCGATGATATGCCGCATACTGGCACGTCGCTTCCTTGCACGGAAATCAACGAATCAGTTCCACGATCTACTATTGTGAATTGGGTTGAGAAGTTAGGAAGAGAGCGCATGGAATTGAAAGTCCGCCGCTTTGAAGAACGTCTCAAACAACTCGTTGATGAATCGAAGCTCATTGTACGCGAGCCGTATCCGCGCTACTACGGAAATCCGGATGACATTCCTCCTCCAAGGAAAGAGTATGGTAAGAAGGATTTTACCGAGCGGACAGTATGGGAGCAGTTGTTGTATGAAGGAATAATGGAAGCGCTCGGCTACTCGAAGAACACGAAGCCGTTTCTCTCCCTCGCCCGCGCAATGCAACTTCATGTTCTTCGCAGACATACTCTTTCCGAAACGCAGACAATGATGGCCTTGTTGTTCGGCGCAGCCGGCCTTCTGCCTTCTGCAAAAGAGGTCTCTGATGCCGCTTCTCGCAGGTATGTTGCCTCGCTGAAGCGGCAGTGGAAACAACTCCGGCCCGAGTTCAAAGACTCGATACTGAACGAAGCGGATTGGCTTTTCTTCCGTTTGCGTCCGGGCAATTTTCCAACGGCGCGACTTGCTGCGATGTGTTTCCTGCTTCCGCAACTGTTCGGCGAAGGATCATTCCGTACAATAATAGGCACCTTCAAATCGGACGCATACACGCCAAAAAAACGGAACGAGAAGCTTCACGCCTTGTTTGATTGTACTGTTGATGAGTTCTGGCACAAGCATTATCATTTCAAAGGAAGAAGCAAAGAAACGACTGCTGGCGACATACAAACTTCCGATGCAGCACGGACAACACTCGGCGCCGCTCGCATTCATGATATCATCGTGAATGTGCTGATTCCCGTCGTGCTGCTGTACGCGCGAATTTTTAATGACAGCGCTATGCGCAAGAACGCCCGCTCCCTACTGGCGTATCTCACGCCCTCACAAGAGAACAGTGTGGTTGAAGTTGTCCGGAATCAATTGACCCGCTCACGGGACTCGCTCCGTTCATCTCTTCATCAACAAGGCGCAATTCATCTGTTTCGCTATTATTGTTCGGAAGCACGGTGTTCGGAATGCGCGGTTGGACGCGTCATCGGAATGCCACTGTTATCCGGAAAATCACTGTAG
- the pyrF gene encoding orotidine-5'-phosphate decarboxylase: protein MTFFSKLRQSQQQSNSLLCIGLDSDLKKIPRHLLGATNPILEFNKRIIAATKDLVCAYKLNLAFYEALGETGWRTIKETLAAIPPDVITIGDAKRGDIGNTAEMYARSLRDDFGFAASTVNPYMGFDSVEPFITDERHGAFILALTSNPGAKDFEYMKVKEKPLYEQVIVKVKKWNVKRNCGLVIGATRPKELQRVRKLAHDLPLLIPGVGAQGGDLAAAVRYGCDKNGEMAIINSSRGIIYASGGDDFAGAARAAALTLRDQMNAIREEFF from the coding sequence ATGACTTTCTTTTCCAAACTGCGTCAATCTCAACAACAATCCAACTCCCTCCTCTGCATCGGCCTTGATTCCGATCTGAAGAAGATTCCCCGCCATTTGCTCGGCGCGACGAATCCGATTCTCGAATTTAATAAACGCATCATCGCTGCAACGAAGGATCTCGTCTGCGCGTACAAACTGAACCTCGCTTTCTATGAAGCGCTCGGCGAAACCGGCTGGCGTACGATAAAGGAAACGCTTGCCGCGATTCCGCCCGATGTTATCACGATAGGTGATGCAAAACGAGGCGACATCGGCAATACGGCGGAGATGTATGCGAGGAGTTTGCGGGATGATTTCGGTTTCGCGGCGAGCACGGTGAACCCGTACATGGGGTTCGATTCGGTGGAACCGTTCATCACCGATGAACGGCACGGCGCATTCATTCTCGCACTCACGTCGAATCCCGGAGCGAAAGATTTTGAGTATATGAAAGTGAAGGAAAAGCCCCTTTACGAACAGGTAATCGTCAAAGTGAAGAAGTGGAATGTGAAAAGGAACTGCGGCCTCGTCATCGGCGCAACCCGCCCGAAGGAGTTGCAACGCGTCCGCAAGCTCGCGCACGATTTGCCGTTGTTAATTCCGGGTGTCGGGGCGCAGGGGGGAGACCTTGCCGCCGCGGTTCGTTACGGTTGCGACAAGAACGGCGAGATGGCAATTATCAATTCGAGCCGGGGCATAATTTACGCATCCGGCGGCGATGACTTTGCCGGCGCGGCCCGAGCCGCCGCACTGACTCTGCGCGATCAGATGAATGCCATCAGAGAAGAATTCTTCTAA
- a CDS encoding cytochrome P460 family protein: MRFRVFIIVILTGGFFTYSCREKQAPSGTTTPEVMAEEVSGDAALFRAISQTQPYRSYALFPHADSVTAGSLNGSTAHRPLVRVSMNPVALDALQGGRYAAPFPDRSIIVKEIKDDNGATTLLAVMYKDRNNPLAGNGWLWAEFYPNGATFISMTQRGAGCTGCHALEMGPQHDYVRTFERQR, from the coding sequence ATGAGGTTTAGAGTATTCATTATTGTTATCCTGACTGGCGGTTTCTTTACATACTCGTGCAGGGAGAAGCAAGCACCTTCCGGCACGACGACGCCTGAGGTAATGGCCGAAGAAGTGTCGGGTGACGCGGCGCTGTTTCGCGCTATTTCGCAAACTCAGCCGTACCGGAGCTACGCGCTATTCCCTCACGCCGATTCTGTTACCGCCGGCTCGTTGAACGGATCAACGGCCCACCGCCCGCTTGTCAGGGTAAGCATGAACCCCGTTGCGCTCGATGCCCTGCAAGGAGGGCGTTACGCCGCTCCGTTTCCCGACAGATCCATCATCGTAAAGGAAATCAAAGATGATAACGGAGCCACAACGTTGCTTGCGGTCATGTATAAAGATCGCAACAACCCGCTGGCCGGCAACGGCTGGCTCTGGGCTGAGTTCTACCCCAACGGGGCGACGTTCATTTCGATGACCCAACGGGGCGCAGGCTGCACCGGATGCCATGCCCTCGAGATGGGACCGCAGCATGATTATGTGAGAACGTTTGAGAGGCAGCGGTAA
- a CDS encoding acyl-CoA thioesterase: protein MNLMPYTRFESELIVRPDDIDMNNHVHNSKYLDYVLAARYDQMGRCYGMPMDEFLKNGWNWYQKAFFIEFKRAVTLADRVIVQTWLDSFDKADVKVGFQIFKKEPRKVAAEGYFISTMIDMKTGRALIIPQEIIEHYTQYTG from the coding sequence ATCAATCTTATGCCCTACACCCGTTTCGAATCCGAACTCATCGTCCGACCGGATGATATTGATATGAACAATCACGTTCACAACTCGAAGTACCTCGACTATGTGCTGGCGGCACGCTACGACCAGATGGGCCGCTGTTACGGCATGCCGATGGATGAGTTTTTGAAAAACGGCTGGAACTGGTATCAGAAAGCCTTCTTCATCGAATTCAAACGCGCAGTGACTCTTGCAGACCGGGTGATTGTGCAGACGTGGCTCGATTCATTCGACAAGGCCGACGTGAAGGTGGGATTTCAGATCTTCAAGAAAGAACCGCGCAAGGTGGCCGCTGAAGGCTATTTCATCAGCACGATGATTGATATGAAAACGGGGCGGGCACTCATCATTCCGCAAGAGATCATCGAACACTACACGCAGTACACTGGGTGA
- a CDS encoding MFS transporter, whose translation MSSQISWKFPQAFWVANGVELLERASFYAVFITFTLYLSNVVGFDDIDAAWLSGFYAAGVYLLPPFTGAFADKMGFRNAMLLAFGLLAIGFFSLGALPYKPTVVPAVILLILGGSFIKGLITGTVAKTSTSDQRARAYSIFYGMVNIGSFSGKSISYPLRLNWGLESIEYFSAALSLLAVIVVFFWYKNISTAGEGKSLQEVWKGLVRVLTNPRLVTLILIVSGFWMIQHQMYATMPKYVIRLVGQEASPEWIANVNPAVVVTFVVIVTQLMRKAMAITSMTIGMLLMPLSALLMASSPTLESLSGTSIALPFGITAHPITIMLIAGIIVQGLAECFISPRYLEFFSKQAPKGEEGLYLGFGHLHSFVANLLGFGLSGYLLTKYCPDPRTLTPDQMATAYTDANFIWYYFLAIGLTSAIALYIYAMVTKRIDEGRSANTPIPNP comes from the coding sequence GTGTCCTCACAAATCTCGTGGAAATTTCCGCAGGCGTTCTGGGTTGCCAACGGCGTCGAGCTGCTTGAACGTGCTTCGTTCTATGCTGTCTTTATTACTTTCACACTCTATCTTTCCAACGTCGTCGGCTTCGATGATATTGATGCTGCCTGGTTGAGCGGTTTCTATGCCGCGGGTGTGTACCTTCTTCCGCCCTTCACCGGCGCGTTCGCTGATAAGATGGGGTTCCGCAACGCAATGCTTCTCGCGTTTGGCTTGTTGGCGATTGGATTTTTCTCGCTGGGCGCGCTGCCGTACAAGCCTACGGTTGTACCGGCTGTCATTCTGCTTATTCTCGGCGGATCATTCATCAAGGGACTCATCACCGGCACGGTTGCCAAAACGTCAACATCCGATCAACGAGCACGCGCATATTCAATCTTTTACGGGATGGTAAACATCGGATCGTTTTCGGGAAAATCCATTTCCTATCCGTTGCGGTTGAATTGGGGGCTTGAATCCATCGAGTATTTTTCGGCGGCATTAAGTCTGCTCGCGGTGATCGTTGTGTTCTTCTGGTATAAGAACATCAGCACGGCCGGCGAGGGGAAAAGTCTGCAAGAAGTGTGGAAGGGCCTTGTTCGCGTCTTGACGAATCCGCGGCTTGTAACACTTATTCTCATTGTCTCCGGCTTCTGGATGATTCAACATCAGATGTATGCAACAATGCCGAAGTATGTGATTCGTCTTGTCGGTCAGGAAGCTTCGCCCGAATGGATTGCCAACGTCAATCCGGCAGTTGTTGTCACATTCGTCGTCATCGTCACGCAACTCATGAGGAAGGCGATGGCCATCACCTCGATGACCATCGGGATGCTGCTTATGCCTCTTTCAGCATTGTTGATGGCCTCCAGTCCCACGCTTGAATCGCTGTCAGGCACATCCATTGCCCTTCCCTTCGGCATCACCGCGCATCCGATAACGATCATGCTCATTGCGGGAATAATTGTTCAGGGATTGGCAGAGTGTTTCATTTCGCCGCGATATCTCGAGTTCTTTTCAAAGCAGGCGCCTAAGGGTGAAGAAGGGCTGTACCTCGGCTTCGGACACTTGCATTCGTTCGTTGCCAACCTGCTCGGCTTCGGACTTTCGGGTTATCTTCTCACAAAATACTGTCCCGACCCGAGAACACTGACGCCCGATCAAATGGCGACCGCGTACACCGACGCGAATTTTATCTGGTATTACTTCCTCGCAATCGGCCTGACCTCCGCGATTGCATTGTACATCTATGCGATGGTGACGAAGAGGATTGATGAAGGACGCTCGGCGAACACCCCAATCCCCAATCCGTAA